From Ignisphaera aggregans DSM 17230, the proteins below share one genomic window:
- a CDS encoding H(+)-transporting two-sector ATPase (COGs: COG1156 H+-ATPase subunit B~InterPro IPR000194:IPR018538:IPR004100:IPR000793~KEGG: smr:Smar_1170 V-type ATP synthase subunit B~PFAM: H+transporting two-sector ATPase alpha/beta subunit central region; HerA-ATP synthase, barrel domain; H+transporting two-sector ATPase alpha/beta subunit domain protein~PRIAM: H(+)-transporting two-sector ATPase~SPTR: A3DNQ5 V-type ATP synthase beta chain~PFAM: ATP synthase alpha/beta family, beta-barrel domain; ATP synthase alpha/beta chain, C terminal domain; ATP synthase alpha/beta family, nucleotide-binding domain), translating to MSMQLYVRSTRNIVGSRGSLLLVKSIPGIRYGEVVEIDVDGDTRLGQVIDVSRDITVVQIFGTSSGIMPGKTIIKLQGETLKLGVSIDMLGRIFDGLGRPIDGGPPIVPEDYLDIHGAALNPALRIPPSEPIETGISVIDGLLTLVRGQKLPIFTGSGLPHNRISMQIVRQAAVRGTGESFAVVFGAVGVTYEEAYYFLNELRSMGALDRTIAFIATASASTVEKLALPRVALTAAEFLAWRYDMHVLTILTDMTNYCEALREISAAREEVPGRRGYPGYMYTDLATMYERAGRVTGRKGSMTIMPILTMPDDDITHPIPDLTGYITEGQIVLSRDMWRKGVYPPVDVFLSLSRLMKDGIGPGKTREDHREVFAQLMAAYAEGQYLRELTTIIGTESLTARDRKYLEFADQFERRFINQGEYERRTFEETLDIAWDILAILPEDELKQITPKTLEKYHPRYRGKKA from the coding sequence ATGTCTATGCAACTATATGTAAGATCTACTAGAAATATTGTTGGTTCAAGAGGATCTCTACTCCTAGTAAAATCAATTCCAGGTATAAGATATGGCGAAGTTGTTGAAATAGATGTTGATGGAGATACGAGACTTGGACAAGTTATAGACGTGAGTAGAGATATAACAGTGGTACAGATATTCGGTACATCCTCAGGTATAATGCCTGGTAAAACTATTATCAAGCTACAGGGGGAGACCCTAAAACTTGGTGTCTCTATAGATATGCTTGGAAGGATTTTTGATGGCCTTGGAAGACCTATAGATGGTGGACCACCTATAGTACCTGAAGATTATCTAGATATACATGGAGCTGCTCTAAACCCTGCTCTAAGAATACCTCCATCAGAGCCTATAGAGACTGGAATATCTGTTATAGATGGTCTTCTAACCCTTGTTAGAGGGCAGAAGCTACCAATATTTACAGGTTCTGGGCTTCCCCATAATAGAATATCTATGCAGATAGTTAGACAAGCTGCTGTTAGGGGTACTGGAGAAAGTTTTGCAGTTGTTTTTGGAGCTGTAGGTGTAACCTATGAGGAGGCATACTACTTCCTAAATGAGCTTAGATCTATGGGTGCTCTTGATAGAACTATAGCATTTATAGCTACTGCATCAGCATCAACTGTAGAGAAGCTTGCTCTTCCAAGAGTTGCTCTTACAGCTGCAGAGTTCTTGGCTTGGAGATATGATATGCATGTTCTAACTATATTGACGGATATGACTAATTATTGTGAAGCTCTTAGAGAGATTTCTGCAGCTAGAGAGGAGGTTCCTGGTAGAAGGGGCTACCCAGGATATATGTATACAGATCTAGCTACAATGTATGAAAGAGCTGGTAGAGTCACTGGGAGAAAGGGTAGCATGACAATAATGCCAATACTAACAATGCCTGATGATGATATAACACATCCAATACCAGATCTAACAGGATATATAACTGAGGGACAGATAGTACTTTCAAGAGATATGTGGAGAAAAGGTGTATATCCACCTGTAGATGTATTTCTATCTCTATCGAGACTTATGAAAGATGGTATAGGGCCTGGGAAGACTAGAGAAGATCATAGAGAGGTTTTTGCACAACTTATGGCCGCATATGCAGAGGGTCAGTATCTAAGGGAGCTTACAACAATTATTGGTACAGAGTCTCTTACTGCAAGAGATAGAAAGTATTTGGAGTTTGCAGATCAGTTTGAGAGGAGATTTATTAACCAGGGAGAGTATGAGAGAAGGACGTTTGAGGAGACTCTCGATATTGCATGGGATATACTAGCTATATTACCTGAGGATGAACTTAAGCAAATAACGCCTAAAACTCTGGAGAAGTATCATCCAAGATATAGGGGGAAGAAGGCCTAG
- a CDS encoding V-type ATPase, D subunit (COGs: COG1394 H+-ATPase subunit D~InterPro IPR002699~KEGG: smr:Smar_1179 V-type ATPase, D subunit~PFAM: H+transporting two-sector ATPase D subunit~SPTR: A3DNR4 V-type ATPase, D subunit~TIGRFAM: V-type ATPase, D subunit~PFAM: ATP synthase subunit D~TIGRFAM: H(+)-transporting ATP synthase, vacuolar type, subunit D) — MSTEIIRLARVTKTELIRLRRRLALARRFHRILRDRMTLLVQEMFITLKRAIELRKKLNQLLEEIYPQYFKALSIYGYEELIVRTLPVSIGIEIVAGTRNIMGVVAPMIDVKSIPQNSPLLPLEVVNIQLKREEIIRTIIDLAESEKTLYLLALEVSRLRRRVTMLEKILIPRIVNTIRYLTMKFDEIEREERVRQLKVKAVLARRR, encoded by the coding sequence ATGTCTACAGAGATCATAAGATTAGCGAGAGTTACAAAGACAGAGCTTATTAGGCTTAGAAGGAGACTTGCACTAGCTAGGAGATTCCATAGAATTCTAAGGGATAGAATGACCCTATTGGTACAGGAAATGTTTATAACTCTAAAGAGAGCTATAGAGCTTAGAAAGAAGCTTAATCAGCTATTAGAAGAGATATATCCACAGTATTTCAAAGCTCTTAGTATATATGGATATGAGGAGTTAATCGTAAGGACTTTGCCAGTCTCAATAGGTATAGAAATTGTTGCAGGGACAAGGAATATAATGGGGGTTGTAGCACCTATGATAGATGTTAAATCTATTCCACAAAACTCTCCTCTTCTCCCACTAGAGGTAGTAAATATACAGCTAAAGAGAGAGGAGATAATTAGGACGATAATAGATTTAGCAGAGAGTGAGAAAACTCTATACCTATTAGCATTAGAGGTATCTAGACTTAGGAGAAGAGTTACAATGCTTGAGAAAATCCTTATACCAAGAATAGTTAATACCATAAGATATCTTACAATGAAATTTGATGAGATTGAGAGAGAGGAGAGAGTGAGACAGCTAAAGGTTAAAGCTGTTCTAGCTAGAAGAAGATAA
- a CDS encoding iron-sulfur cluster loop (InterPro IPR003651~KEGG: smr:Smar_0369 hypothetical protein~PFAM: iron-sulfur cluster loop~SPTR: A3DLH1 Putative uncharacterized protein), giving the protein MPSLNHVQIEEVARVVQGMGIEPMNLYDPLYYPESNEPIDRVLMYFIVMVAMDHRLSKYGRVYQVELEGRVYRGADLLYRLGKIRYDKHPDFFEPINLTKIDVNDVIKWLSIGGASPPDPEIRAFLLRDIGEKIIKVFDGDPTNIIRYSSGYLRRDYGYGFIDILKVFRAYQDPVEKKSFLLAKFLSYRGLLKISDPLNKRVPVDNHLTRIAIRLGLIDLENIYREKIVRNEVFTYDEDILIRMSVREAYRYLSDIAKIDPFHLDDFLWSFGRTICVRDKPMCTKCLFKEICPSYRSNLFLNEHRYEDTWYY; this is encoded by the coding sequence ATGCCTTCACTAAATCACGTACAGATAGAAGAGGTTGCTAGAGTGGTTCAGGGGATGGGTATTGAGCCTATGAATCTCTACGACCCTCTATATTATCCTGAGAGTAATGAACCTATTGATAGAGTTTTAATGTACTTTATTGTTATGGTTGCAATGGACCATAGGTTGAGTAAGTATGGAAGGGTGTATCAAGTAGAGCTAGAGGGTAGGGTGTATAGAGGTGCAGATCTGCTATATAGACTTGGAAAAATTAGATATGATAAACATCCAGATTTCTTTGAGCCTATAAATCTCACAAAGATAGATGTTAATGATGTTATTAAATGGCTTTCAATAGGAGGTGCTTCACCTCCAGATCCAGAGATTAGAGCATTTCTACTTAGGGATATAGGTGAAAAGATTATCAAGGTATTCGATGGAGATCCAACAAATATAATTAGATATTCATCTGGATATCTGAGAAGAGACTATGGATATGGATTTATAGATATTCTAAAGGTTTTCAGAGCTTATCAAGATCCTGTTGAGAAAAAGTCATTCCTTTTAGCAAAATTTTTAAGCTATAGAGGTTTGCTGAAGATCTCTGATCCACTGAATAAGAGAGTACCTGTGGATAACCATTTGACTAGGATAGCAATTAGGCTTGGGCTAATAGATCTTGAGAATATATATAGGGAGAAGATAGTTAGGAATGAGGTTTTTACCTATGATGAAGATATTTTGATAAGAATGAGTGTTAGAGAAGCATATAGATATTTAAGTGATATTGCAAAGATAGATCCATTTCATTTAGATGATTTCCTATGGTCATTCGGTAGAACTATATGTGTCAGGGATAAGCCTATGTGTACCAAATGTCTATTTAAAGAGATATGCCCTTCATATAGAAGTAATCTGTTTTTAAATGAGCATAGATATGAAGATACTTGGTACTACTAA